A genomic stretch from Ictalurus punctatus breed USDA103 chromosome 2, Coco_2.0, whole genome shotgun sequence includes:
- the narfl gene encoding cytosolic Fe-S cluster assembly factor narfl isoform X2, with product MASHFSGVLQLTDLDDFITPSQECVKPVKVNKKQGRSVAKIQIEDDGTYFQVNEDGQMQKLEKAKITLNDCLACSGCITSAESILITQQSHEELYRVLRLNKSSSSEQKLVVVSVSPQSRASLAARYSLSSSEVARRLTNFFKNLGVHYVFDTGFSRTFSLLESQREFLKRFARKEEDKKALPMLASACPGWICYAEKTHGDFILPYISTTRSPQQIMGSLVKSFFGSHQGVEPQKIYHVTVMPCYDKKLEASRPDFYLSEAETREVDCVITSGEVIKMLEEEGVSLSDIEPAPLDTMFSNVGGEELLCHAGSGSGGYLHHVYTRAAKQLFGVEVEELTYKTLKNKDFQEVILEKDGEVLLRFAATYGFRNIQNLVQKLKRGKSPYHFVEVMACPSGCLNGGGQLKPEADQSNKELLQQVEAAYRAEQPSVPEEDQRVAELYHTWLNSTGEEKARELLHTQYHAVEKSTTGLAIKW from the exons ATGGCGTCCCATTTTAGCGGTGTTTTACAACTAACTGATTTGGATGATTTTATTACACCGTCACAG GAATGTGTGAAGCCAGTGAAAGTGAACAAGAAGCAGGGGCGATCTGTGGCCAAAATCCAAATTGAAGATGATGGCACTTACTTTCAGGTTAACGAG GATGGTCAAATGCAGAAGCTGGAGAAAGCCAAGATCACTCTGAATGACTGTCTGGCCTGCAGCGGCTGCATCACCTCAGCGGAGAGCATCCTAATCACCCAGCAGAGTCACGAGGAACTATACAGAGTGCTCCGCCTCAATAAG AGTAGCAGCAGTGAGCAGAAGCTGGTTGTAGTGTCGGTGTCGCCACAGTCTCGTGCTTCCCTAGCCGCGCGCTACTCTCTCAGCAGCAGCGAAGTGGCCAGGAGGCTTACAAACTTCTTCAAAAATCTGG GTGTTCATTATGTGTTTGACACTGGCTTCAGTCGCACCTTCAGCCTGCtggagagtcagagagagttcCTCAAGAGGTTTGCTCGGAAAGAGGAGGACAAGAAAGCCTTGCCCATGCTGGCATCCGCTTGCCCAG GTTGGATCTGCTATGCTGAGAAGACCCATGGTGACTTCATCCTGCCTTACATCAGCACAACCCGTTCCCCACAACAGATAATGGGTTCACTGGTCAAGAGCTTCTTCGGTAGTCATCAG GGTGTTGAACCCCAAAAGATTTACCACGTGACCGTGATGCCTTGCTATGATAAGAAATTGGAAGCTTCCAGACCTGATTTCTACCTTAGCGAGGCAGAGACCAGAGAAGTGGACTGTGTCATTACATCAG GAGAAGTTATCAAGATGTTGGAAGAGGAGGGTGTGTCTCTGAGTGATATAGAGCCAGCACCTTTAGATACGAT GTTCAGTAATGTGGGTGGTGAGGAGTTGCTGTGTCATGCTGGGAGTGGTTCAGGAGGATATCTTCATCATGTCTACACTCGTGCTGCCAAACAGCTCTTTGGAGTTGAAGTGGAGGAACTCACATACAAAACCCTCAA AAATAAGGACTTCCAGGAGGTCATTCtagagaaagatggagaagtTCTTCTGCGCTTTGCTGCCACCTACGGCTTCAGGAATATTCAGAACCTCGTGCAGAAGTTGAAGAGGGGAAAGTCACCGTACCATTTTGTAGAAGTCATGGCATGTCCGTCAG GCTGCCTGAATGGAGGGGGTCAGTTGAAGCCTGAAGCAGATCAGTCTAACAAAGAGCTACTGCAGCAGGTGGAGGCAGCATACAGAGCGGAGCAGCCGTCTGTACCTGAGGAGGATCAGCGCGTTGCTGAGCTTTACCACACATGGCTAAATAGTACGGGAGAGGAGAAAGCACGTGAGCTACTTCACACTCAGTATCACGCAGTGGAGAAAAGCACCACTGGACTTGCCATCAAGTGGTGA
- the zgc:113333 gene encoding beta-N-acetylhexosaminidase isoform X4, protein MLRRDCCLLMTSQRTKIVDDVINKKPVLKPITDHFWMPQSVSEVSNLPVSPALQKNEKAEKKTTKFQPNLEVNSTLIAPVKTRTGPLRVVHLDLKGAAPKVSYFQQIFPLISSLGADGILVEYEDMFPYEGDLEVLRAPFAYSAEDIQEIRTLASLYNLELIPLVQVFGHLEFVLKHEQFFDLREVANYPNSLNPLVPGSLKLVKEMLTQVLKKHPQTQWIHIGADEVLSLGESEDSKNWLKQNNGSLGALFLSHVTKVCHFLAELRPGIKPIFWEDMLRKISATLIKESGMSTLASPMIWKYDSKMDLSKIGQLLSNYQQAGFQTVWFASAFKGASGIDQRWTPLNHHLQNHLAWLKVMDSMSKYPSMKLDGIALTGWQRYEHHTVLCELLPVAIPSLAICLETLKYGSFNRTAETDIQIHLGCKVDLQANSCLGNGSFPGSEIYYMVQEIHNNLQKSTETITQNYHLRGSFSAYQRKHSFANPRNIGYFKGTLNKLLNKWDHFMAMFKMEMLTVYFEDTVEEWMEENVNQYMDKLNSLDKDVERIVQLKGKAMNRTIV, encoded by the exons ATGCTGAGGAGGGATTGCTGTTTGTTGATGACGag TCAAAGAACAAAGATTGTAGACGACGTAATCAACAAGAAGCCTGTCCTGAAGCCTATCACAGATCATTTCTGGATGCCACAAAGCGTATCTGAAGTCAGCAACTTGCCTGTGTCACCAGCCCTTCAAAAGAATGAGAAGGCAGAGAAAAAAACGACTAAGTTTCAACCAAACCTGGAAGTAAATAGCACACTAATAGCCCCAGTGAAAACGCGCACAGGCCCTCTCCGTGTCGTACACTTAGATCTTAAGGGGGCAGCACCCAAAGTCAGTTATTTTCAGCAG ATCTTTCCACTAATCTCCAGTCTTGGTGCTGATGGGATTTTGGTGGAGTATGAGGATATGTTTCCCTATGAAGGGGACCTTGAAGTTCTCAGGGCACCTTTTGCATACAG TGCAGAGGACATACAAGAAATTAGGACATTGGCCAGCCTCTACAACCTTGAGCTGATACCCCTGGTGCAGGTGTTTGGACATCTAGAG TTTGTCCTGAAACATGAACAGTTTTTTGACTTGAGAGAAGTGGCCAACTATCCTAACAGCCTGAACCCTCTGGTCCCTGGAAGCTTAAAACTGGTTAAAGAAATGCTAACTCAGGTCCTGAAGAAGCATCCACAGACACAATGGATTCATATTGGCGCTGATGAG GTTCTCAGCCTTGGTGAGAGTGAGGACTCAAAAAACTGGTTGAAGCAAAATAATGGAAGCCTAGGAGCACTCTTCCTCAGCCATGTGACAAAGGTCTGCCACTTCCTGGCTGAACTGCGGCCTGGAATAAAGCCTATATTTTGGGAAGACATGCTCAGGAAGATTAGTGCCACATTAATCAAAG aaTCCGGTATGTCGACTCTCGCATCCCCTATGATATGGAAATATGATTCAAAAATGGATTTGTCCAAGATAG GACAGCTGCTATCTAACTACCAACAGGCTGGATTTCAGACTGTGTGGTTTGCAAGTGCATTTAAAGGAGCTTCAGGCATTGACCAGAGATGGACACCACTAAATCACCACTTACAGAATCACCTAGCCTGGCTTAAAGTCATGGACTCCATGTCTAAATACCCCTCTATGAAACTAGACGGCATTGCTTTAACAGGCTGGCAAAG ATACGAGCATCACACAGTGCTATGTGAACTGCTTCCTGTGGCTATCCCCTCTTTGGCAATCTGTCTAGAGACTCTAAAATATG GTTCATTTAATCGTACAGCTGAAACTgacatacaaatacatttggGCTGCAAAGTTGACCTTCAAGCTAATAGCTG TCTAGGTAATGGGTCATTTCCAGGCTCTGAAATTTATTACATGGTTCAAGAAATCCACAATAATCTTCAGAAATCCACTGAAACAATAACTCAAAACTA TCACCTGAGAGGATCGTTTAGTGCTTACCAAAGAAAACACAGCTTTGCCAATCCACGGAACATTGGATATTTTAAGGGTACACTAAACAA ATTGCTGAATAAGTGGGATCACTTTATGGCGATGTTCAAGATGGAGATGTTGACTGTCTACTTCGAAGACACTGTGGAGGAATGGATGGAAGAGAACGTTAACCAATACATGGATAAACTCAATAGTTTGGACAAAGATGTAGAGCGCATTGTTCAACTCAAAGGAAAAGCAATGAACCGTACAATTGTAtga
- the narfl gene encoding cytosolic Fe-S cluster assembly factor narfl isoform X1, translated as MASHFSGVLQLTDLDDFITPSQECVKPVKVNKKQGRSVAKIQIEDDGTYFQVNEDGQMQKLEKAKITLNDCLACSGCITSAESILITQQSHEELYRVLRLNKQSSSSEQKLVVVSVSPQSRASLAARYSLSSSEVARRLTNFFKNLGVHYVFDTGFSRTFSLLESQREFLKRFARKEEDKKALPMLASACPGWICYAEKTHGDFILPYISTTRSPQQIMGSLVKSFFGSHQGVEPQKIYHVTVMPCYDKKLEASRPDFYLSEAETREVDCVITSGEVIKMLEEEGVSLSDIEPAPLDTMFSNVGGEELLCHAGSGSGGYLHHVYTRAAKQLFGVEVEELTYKTLKNKDFQEVILEKDGEVLLRFAATYGFRNIQNLVQKLKRGKSPYHFVEVMACPSGCLNGGGQLKPEADQSNKELLQQVEAAYRAEQPSVPEEDQRVAELYHTWLNSTGEEKARELLHTQYHAVEKSTTGLAIKW; from the exons ATGGCGTCCCATTTTAGCGGTGTTTTACAACTAACTGATTTGGATGATTTTATTACACCGTCACAG GAATGTGTGAAGCCAGTGAAAGTGAACAAGAAGCAGGGGCGATCTGTGGCCAAAATCCAAATTGAAGATGATGGCACTTACTTTCAGGTTAACGAG GATGGTCAAATGCAGAAGCTGGAGAAAGCCAAGATCACTCTGAATGACTGTCTGGCCTGCAGCGGCTGCATCACCTCAGCGGAGAGCATCCTAATCACCCAGCAGAGTCACGAGGAACTATACAGAGTGCTCCGCCTCAATAAG CAGAGTAGCAGCAGTGAGCAGAAGCTGGTTGTAGTGTCGGTGTCGCCACAGTCTCGTGCTTCCCTAGCCGCGCGCTACTCTCTCAGCAGCAGCGAAGTGGCCAGGAGGCTTACAAACTTCTTCAAAAATCTGG GTGTTCATTATGTGTTTGACACTGGCTTCAGTCGCACCTTCAGCCTGCtggagagtcagagagagttcCTCAAGAGGTTTGCTCGGAAAGAGGAGGACAAGAAAGCCTTGCCCATGCTGGCATCCGCTTGCCCAG GTTGGATCTGCTATGCTGAGAAGACCCATGGTGACTTCATCCTGCCTTACATCAGCACAACCCGTTCCCCACAACAGATAATGGGTTCACTGGTCAAGAGCTTCTTCGGTAGTCATCAG GGTGTTGAACCCCAAAAGATTTACCACGTGACCGTGATGCCTTGCTATGATAAGAAATTGGAAGCTTCCAGACCTGATTTCTACCTTAGCGAGGCAGAGACCAGAGAAGTGGACTGTGTCATTACATCAG GAGAAGTTATCAAGATGTTGGAAGAGGAGGGTGTGTCTCTGAGTGATATAGAGCCAGCACCTTTAGATACGAT GTTCAGTAATGTGGGTGGTGAGGAGTTGCTGTGTCATGCTGGGAGTGGTTCAGGAGGATATCTTCATCATGTCTACACTCGTGCTGCCAAACAGCTCTTTGGAGTTGAAGTGGAGGAACTCACATACAAAACCCTCAA AAATAAGGACTTCCAGGAGGTCATTCtagagaaagatggagaagtTCTTCTGCGCTTTGCTGCCACCTACGGCTTCAGGAATATTCAGAACCTCGTGCAGAAGTTGAAGAGGGGAAAGTCACCGTACCATTTTGTAGAAGTCATGGCATGTCCGTCAG GCTGCCTGAATGGAGGGGGTCAGTTGAAGCCTGAAGCAGATCAGTCTAACAAAGAGCTACTGCAGCAGGTGGAGGCAGCATACAGAGCGGAGCAGCCGTCTGTACCTGAGGAGGATCAGCGCGTTGCTGAGCTTTACCACACATGGCTAAATAGTACGGGAGAGGAGAAAGCACGTGAGCTACTTCACACTCAGTATCACGCAGTGGAGAAAAGCACCACTGGACTTGCCATCAAGTGGTGA
- the zgc:113333 gene encoding beta-N-acetylhexosaminidase isoform X2 encodes MGVFKPCNKAMDCRRLLKLLLACLVVFATAKFYFRSQRTKIVDDVINKKPVLKPITDHFWMPQSVSEVSNLPVSPALQKNEKAEKKTTKFQPNLEVNSTLIAPVKTRTGPLRVVHLDLKGAAPKVSYFQQIFPLISSLGADGILVEYEDMFPYEGDLEVLRAPFAYSAEDIQEIRTLASLYNLELIPLVQVFGHLEFVLKHEQFFDLREVANYPNSLNPLVPGSLKLVKEMLTQVLKKHPQTQWIHIGADEVLSLGESEDSKNWLKQNNGSLGALFLSHVTKVCHFLAELRPGIKPIFWEDMLRKISATLIKESGMSTLASPMIWKYDSKMDLSKIGQLLSNYQQAGFQTVWFASAFKGASGIDQRWTPLNHHLQNHLAWLKVMDSMSKYPSMKLDGIALTGWQRYEHHTVLCELLPVAIPSLAICLETLKYGSFNRTAETDIQIHLGCKVDLQANSCLGNGSFPGSEIYYMVQEIHNNLQKSTETITQNYHLRGSFSAYQRKHSFANPRNIGYFKGTLNKLLNKWDHFMAMFKMEMLTVYFEDTVEEWMEENVNQYMDKLNSLDKDVERIVQLKGKAMNRTIV; translated from the exons ATGGGAGTTTTTAAGCCTTG TAATAAGGCTATGGACTGTAGGAGGTTGTTAAAGCTGCTGCTTGCCTGCCTGGTCGTGTTTGCTACTGCAAAGTTTTATTTCCGCAG TCAAAGAACAAAGATTGTAGACGACGTAATCAACAAGAAGCCTGTCCTGAAGCCTATCACAGATCATTTCTGGATGCCACAAAGCGTATCTGAAGTCAGCAACTTGCCTGTGTCACCAGCCCTTCAAAAGAATGAGAAGGCAGAGAAAAAAACGACTAAGTTTCAACCAAACCTGGAAGTAAATAGCACACTAATAGCCCCAGTGAAAACGCGCACAGGCCCTCTCCGTGTCGTACACTTAGATCTTAAGGGGGCAGCACCCAAAGTCAGTTATTTTCAGCAG ATCTTTCCACTAATCTCCAGTCTTGGTGCTGATGGGATTTTGGTGGAGTATGAGGATATGTTTCCCTATGAAGGGGACCTTGAAGTTCTCAGGGCACCTTTTGCATACAG TGCAGAGGACATACAAGAAATTAGGACATTGGCCAGCCTCTACAACCTTGAGCTGATACCCCTGGTGCAGGTGTTTGGACATCTAGAG TTTGTCCTGAAACATGAACAGTTTTTTGACTTGAGAGAAGTGGCCAACTATCCTAACAGCCTGAACCCTCTGGTCCCTGGAAGCTTAAAACTGGTTAAAGAAATGCTAACTCAGGTCCTGAAGAAGCATCCACAGACACAATGGATTCATATTGGCGCTGATGAG GTTCTCAGCCTTGGTGAGAGTGAGGACTCAAAAAACTGGTTGAAGCAAAATAATGGAAGCCTAGGAGCACTCTTCCTCAGCCATGTGACAAAGGTCTGCCACTTCCTGGCTGAACTGCGGCCTGGAATAAAGCCTATATTTTGGGAAGACATGCTCAGGAAGATTAGTGCCACATTAATCAAAG aaTCCGGTATGTCGACTCTCGCATCCCCTATGATATGGAAATATGATTCAAAAATGGATTTGTCCAAGATAG GACAGCTGCTATCTAACTACCAACAGGCTGGATTTCAGACTGTGTGGTTTGCAAGTGCATTTAAAGGAGCTTCAGGCATTGACCAGAGATGGACACCACTAAATCACCACTTACAGAATCACCTAGCCTGGCTTAAAGTCATGGACTCCATGTCTAAATACCCCTCTATGAAACTAGACGGCATTGCTTTAACAGGCTGGCAAAG ATACGAGCATCACACAGTGCTATGTGAACTGCTTCCTGTGGCTATCCCCTCTTTGGCAATCTGTCTAGAGACTCTAAAATATG GTTCATTTAATCGTACAGCTGAAACTgacatacaaatacatttggGCTGCAAAGTTGACCTTCAAGCTAATAGCTG TCTAGGTAATGGGTCATTTCCAGGCTCTGAAATTTATTACATGGTTCAAGAAATCCACAATAATCTTCAGAAATCCACTGAAACAATAACTCAAAACTA TCACCTGAGAGGATCGTTTAGTGCTTACCAAAGAAAACACAGCTTTGCCAATCCACGGAACATTGGATATTTTAAGGGTACACTAAACAA ATTGCTGAATAAGTGGGATCACTTTATGGCGATGTTCAAGATGGAGATGTTGACTGTCTACTTCGAAGACACTGTGGAGGAATGGATGGAAGAGAACGTTAACCAATACATGGATAAACTCAATAGTTTGGACAAAGATGTAGAGCGCATTGTTCAACTCAAAGGAAAAGCAATGAACCGTACAATTGTAtga
- the zgc:113333 gene encoding beta-N-acetylhexosaminidase isoform X1, whose amino-acid sequence MLRRDCCLLMTSNKAMDCRRLLKLLLACLVVFATAKFYFRSQRTKIVDDVINKKPVLKPITDHFWMPQSVSEVSNLPVSPALQKNEKAEKKTTKFQPNLEVNSTLIAPVKTRTGPLRVVHLDLKGAAPKVSYFQQIFPLISSLGADGILVEYEDMFPYEGDLEVLRAPFAYSAEDIQEIRTLASLYNLELIPLVQVFGHLEFVLKHEQFFDLREVANYPNSLNPLVPGSLKLVKEMLTQVLKKHPQTQWIHIGADEVLSLGESEDSKNWLKQNNGSLGALFLSHVTKVCHFLAELRPGIKPIFWEDMLRKISATLIKESGMSTLASPMIWKYDSKMDLSKIGQLLSNYQQAGFQTVWFASAFKGASGIDQRWTPLNHHLQNHLAWLKVMDSMSKYPSMKLDGIALTGWQRYEHHTVLCELLPVAIPSLAICLETLKYGSFNRTAETDIQIHLGCKVDLQANSCLGNGSFPGSEIYYMVQEIHNNLQKSTETITQNYHLRGSFSAYQRKHSFANPRNIGYFKGTLNKLLNKWDHFMAMFKMEMLTVYFEDTVEEWMEENVNQYMDKLNSLDKDVERIVQLKGKAMNRTIV is encoded by the exons ATGCTGAGGAGGGATTGCTGTTTGTTGATGACGag TAATAAGGCTATGGACTGTAGGAGGTTGTTAAAGCTGCTGCTTGCCTGCCTGGTCGTGTTTGCTACTGCAAAGTTTTATTTCCGCAG TCAAAGAACAAAGATTGTAGACGACGTAATCAACAAGAAGCCTGTCCTGAAGCCTATCACAGATCATTTCTGGATGCCACAAAGCGTATCTGAAGTCAGCAACTTGCCTGTGTCACCAGCCCTTCAAAAGAATGAGAAGGCAGAGAAAAAAACGACTAAGTTTCAACCAAACCTGGAAGTAAATAGCACACTAATAGCCCCAGTGAAAACGCGCACAGGCCCTCTCCGTGTCGTACACTTAGATCTTAAGGGGGCAGCACCCAAAGTCAGTTATTTTCAGCAG ATCTTTCCACTAATCTCCAGTCTTGGTGCTGATGGGATTTTGGTGGAGTATGAGGATATGTTTCCCTATGAAGGGGACCTTGAAGTTCTCAGGGCACCTTTTGCATACAG TGCAGAGGACATACAAGAAATTAGGACATTGGCCAGCCTCTACAACCTTGAGCTGATACCCCTGGTGCAGGTGTTTGGACATCTAGAG TTTGTCCTGAAACATGAACAGTTTTTTGACTTGAGAGAAGTGGCCAACTATCCTAACAGCCTGAACCCTCTGGTCCCTGGAAGCTTAAAACTGGTTAAAGAAATGCTAACTCAGGTCCTGAAGAAGCATCCACAGACACAATGGATTCATATTGGCGCTGATGAG GTTCTCAGCCTTGGTGAGAGTGAGGACTCAAAAAACTGGTTGAAGCAAAATAATGGAAGCCTAGGAGCACTCTTCCTCAGCCATGTGACAAAGGTCTGCCACTTCCTGGCTGAACTGCGGCCTGGAATAAAGCCTATATTTTGGGAAGACATGCTCAGGAAGATTAGTGCCACATTAATCAAAG aaTCCGGTATGTCGACTCTCGCATCCCCTATGATATGGAAATATGATTCAAAAATGGATTTGTCCAAGATAG GACAGCTGCTATCTAACTACCAACAGGCTGGATTTCAGACTGTGTGGTTTGCAAGTGCATTTAAAGGAGCTTCAGGCATTGACCAGAGATGGACACCACTAAATCACCACTTACAGAATCACCTAGCCTGGCTTAAAGTCATGGACTCCATGTCTAAATACCCCTCTATGAAACTAGACGGCATTGCTTTAACAGGCTGGCAAAG ATACGAGCATCACACAGTGCTATGTGAACTGCTTCCTGTGGCTATCCCCTCTTTGGCAATCTGTCTAGAGACTCTAAAATATG GTTCATTTAATCGTACAGCTGAAACTgacatacaaatacatttggGCTGCAAAGTTGACCTTCAAGCTAATAGCTG TCTAGGTAATGGGTCATTTCCAGGCTCTGAAATTTATTACATGGTTCAAGAAATCCACAATAATCTTCAGAAATCCACTGAAACAATAACTCAAAACTA TCACCTGAGAGGATCGTTTAGTGCTTACCAAAGAAAACACAGCTTTGCCAATCCACGGAACATTGGATATTTTAAGGGTACACTAAACAA ATTGCTGAATAAGTGGGATCACTTTATGGCGATGTTCAAGATGGAGATGTTGACTGTCTACTTCGAAGACACTGTGGAGGAATGGATGGAAGAGAACGTTAACCAATACATGGATAAACTCAATAGTTTGGACAAAGATGTAGAGCGCATTGTTCAACTCAAAGGAAAAGCAATGAACCGTACAATTGTAtga
- the zgc:113333 gene encoding beta-N-acetylhexosaminidase isoform X3, with the protein MDCRRLLKLLLACLVVFATAKFYFRSQRTKIVDDVINKKPVLKPITDHFWMPQSVSEVSNLPVSPALQKNEKAEKKTTKFQPNLEVNSTLIAPVKTRTGPLRVVHLDLKGAAPKVSYFQQIFPLISSLGADGILVEYEDMFPYEGDLEVLRAPFAYSAEDIQEIRTLASLYNLELIPLVQVFGHLEFVLKHEQFFDLREVANYPNSLNPLVPGSLKLVKEMLTQVLKKHPQTQWIHIGADEVLSLGESEDSKNWLKQNNGSLGALFLSHVTKVCHFLAELRPGIKPIFWEDMLRKISATLIKESGMSTLASPMIWKYDSKMDLSKIGQLLSNYQQAGFQTVWFASAFKGASGIDQRWTPLNHHLQNHLAWLKVMDSMSKYPSMKLDGIALTGWQRYEHHTVLCELLPVAIPSLAICLETLKYGSFNRTAETDIQIHLGCKVDLQANSCLGNGSFPGSEIYYMVQEIHNNLQKSTETITQNYHLRGSFSAYQRKHSFANPRNIGYFKGTLNKLLNKWDHFMAMFKMEMLTVYFEDTVEEWMEENVNQYMDKLNSLDKDVERIVQLKGKAMNRTIV; encoded by the exons ATGGACTGTAGGAGGTTGTTAAAGCTGCTGCTTGCCTGCCTGGTCGTGTTTGCTACTGCAAAGTTTTATTTCCGCAG TCAAAGAACAAAGATTGTAGACGACGTAATCAACAAGAAGCCTGTCCTGAAGCCTATCACAGATCATTTCTGGATGCCACAAAGCGTATCTGAAGTCAGCAACTTGCCTGTGTCACCAGCCCTTCAAAAGAATGAGAAGGCAGAGAAAAAAACGACTAAGTTTCAACCAAACCTGGAAGTAAATAGCACACTAATAGCCCCAGTGAAAACGCGCACAGGCCCTCTCCGTGTCGTACACTTAGATCTTAAGGGGGCAGCACCCAAAGTCAGTTATTTTCAGCAG ATCTTTCCACTAATCTCCAGTCTTGGTGCTGATGGGATTTTGGTGGAGTATGAGGATATGTTTCCCTATGAAGGGGACCTTGAAGTTCTCAGGGCACCTTTTGCATACAG TGCAGAGGACATACAAGAAATTAGGACATTGGCCAGCCTCTACAACCTTGAGCTGATACCCCTGGTGCAGGTGTTTGGACATCTAGAG TTTGTCCTGAAACATGAACAGTTTTTTGACTTGAGAGAAGTGGCCAACTATCCTAACAGCCTGAACCCTCTGGTCCCTGGAAGCTTAAAACTGGTTAAAGAAATGCTAACTCAGGTCCTGAAGAAGCATCCACAGACACAATGGATTCATATTGGCGCTGATGAG GTTCTCAGCCTTGGTGAGAGTGAGGACTCAAAAAACTGGTTGAAGCAAAATAATGGAAGCCTAGGAGCACTCTTCCTCAGCCATGTGACAAAGGTCTGCCACTTCCTGGCTGAACTGCGGCCTGGAATAAAGCCTATATTTTGGGAAGACATGCTCAGGAAGATTAGTGCCACATTAATCAAAG aaTCCGGTATGTCGACTCTCGCATCCCCTATGATATGGAAATATGATTCAAAAATGGATTTGTCCAAGATAG GACAGCTGCTATCTAACTACCAACAGGCTGGATTTCAGACTGTGTGGTTTGCAAGTGCATTTAAAGGAGCTTCAGGCATTGACCAGAGATGGACACCACTAAATCACCACTTACAGAATCACCTAGCCTGGCTTAAAGTCATGGACTCCATGTCTAAATACCCCTCTATGAAACTAGACGGCATTGCTTTAACAGGCTGGCAAAG ATACGAGCATCACACAGTGCTATGTGAACTGCTTCCTGTGGCTATCCCCTCTTTGGCAATCTGTCTAGAGACTCTAAAATATG GTTCATTTAATCGTACAGCTGAAACTgacatacaaatacatttggGCTGCAAAGTTGACCTTCAAGCTAATAGCTG TCTAGGTAATGGGTCATTTCCAGGCTCTGAAATTTATTACATGGTTCAAGAAATCCACAATAATCTTCAGAAATCCACTGAAACAATAACTCAAAACTA TCACCTGAGAGGATCGTTTAGTGCTTACCAAAGAAAACACAGCTTTGCCAATCCACGGAACATTGGATATTTTAAGGGTACACTAAACAA ATTGCTGAATAAGTGGGATCACTTTATGGCGATGTTCAAGATGGAGATGTTGACTGTCTACTTCGAAGACACTGTGGAGGAATGGATGGAAGAGAACGTTAACCAATACATGGATAAACTCAATAGTTTGGACAAAGATGTAGAGCGCATTGTTCAACTCAAAGGAAAAGCAATGAACCGTACAATTGTAtga